The following proteins are encoded in a genomic region of Brachypodium distachyon strain Bd21 chromosome 1, Brachypodium_distachyon_v3.0, whole genome shotgun sequence:
- the LOC112270093 gene encoding GDSL esterase/lipase At1g28610-like: MFIFLSFQKLVDLGATDLLVPGILPIGCFPLYLTLYNTSKKSDYNARTGCLRRYNRLAFHHNRELKQQLDELQKKYPKTKIMYGDYFKAAMQFVVSPGKFGFSTALQACCGAGGQGSYNFNLKKKCGEAGASVWDPLVSVNAKLNRG; this comes from the exons atgttcatttttctttcctttcagAAATTGGTCGACCTTGGAGCCACTGACCTGTTGGTGCCTGGAATTCTCCCGATCGGATGCTTCCCATTGTACTTGACGCTCTACAACACCAGCAAGAAATCAGACTATAACGCACGGACCGGGTGCCTCCGTAGATACAACCGTCTCGCCTTCCATCACAACAGGGAGCTCAAGCAGCAGCTGGATGAGCTTCAGAAGAAGTACCCAAAGACAAAAATCATGTATGGTGATTACTTCAAAGCGGCAATGCAGTTTGTTGTGAGCCCTGGAAAATTCG GTTTCAGCACAGCTTTACAAGCATGCTGCGGCGCTGGAGGGCAGGGCAGCTACAACTTTAACTTAAAGAAGAAGTGCGGCGAGGCAGGCGCAAGCGTATGGGACCCACTAGTCAGTGTGAATGCAAAACTAAATAGGGGCTGA
- the LOC100823835 gene encoding GDSL esterase/lipase At5g45910: MEEHRGLLLLPLLVAALCLSGPAVTPCAAAKNNKKSYQAVFSFGDSLSDAGNLIVDGIPKSLTTARKPYGMTFFGRPTGRCSNGRVVVDFLAEHFGLPLPPASQAHGTDFKKGANFAITGATALEYDFFKAHGIDQRIWNTGSINTQIGWLQKMKPSLCKSEKECQDYFSKSLFVVGEFGGNDYNAPLFSGVAFSEVKTYVPLVAKAIANGVEKLVDLGATDLLVPGILPIGCFPLYLTLYNTSKKSDYNARTGCLRRYNRLAFHHNRELKQQLDELQKKYPKTKIMYGDYFKAAMQFVVSPGKFGFSTALQACCGAGGQGSYNFNLKKKCGEAGASVCSNPSSYVSWDGIHMTEAAYRMVANGWLNGPYASPPILK, encoded by the exons ATGGAGGAGCATCGGGGCTTGCTTCTCCTCCCCCTGCTCGTCGCCGCCCTTTGCCTGTCCGGCCCCGCGGTGAcgccctgcgccgccgccaagaacaACAAGAAGTCTTACCAGGCCGTGTTCAGCTTCGGGGACTCGCTGTCCGACGCCGGCAACCTCATCGTGGACGGCATCCCCAAGTCGCTCACCACCGCCCGCAAGCCCTATGGCATGACCTTCTTCGGCCGGCCCACCGGCCGCTGCTCCAAcggccgcgtcgtcgtcgactTCCTCG CTGAGCATTTCGGGCTGCCCCTGCCGCCAGCGTCGCAGGCGCATGGCACAGACTTCAAGAAGGGGGCCAACTTCGCCATCACCGGCGCTACGGCGCTGGAATACGACTTCTTCAAGGCCCATGGCATCGACCAGCGCATTTGGAACACCGGCTCCATCAACACCCAAATTGGCTGGCTCCAGAAGATGAAGCCATCCCTCTGTAAATCGGAGAAAG AGTGCCAGGACTACTTCAGCAAGTCCCTATTTGTGGTGGGGGAGTTTGGGGGCAACGACTATAATGCTCCATTGTTCTCCGGCGTCGCGTTCTCCGAGGTGAAGACCTATGTGCCGCTGGTCGCCAAAGCCATCGCCAACGGTGTCGAG AAATTGGTCGACCTTGGAGCCACTGACCTGTTGGTGCCTGGAATTCTCCCGATCGGATGCTTCCCATTGTACTTGACGCTCTACAACACCAGCAAGAAATCAGACTATAACGCACGGACCGGGTGCCTCCGTAGATACAACCGTCTCGCCTTCCATCACAACAGGGAGCTCAAGCAGCAGCTGGATGAGCTTCAGAAGAAGTACCCAAAGACAAAAATCATGTATGGTGATTACTTCAAAGCGGCAATGCAGTTTGTTGTGAGCCCTGGAAAATTCG GTTTCAGCACAGCTTTACAAGCATGCTGCGGCGCTGGAGGGCAGGGCAGCTACAACTTTAACTTAAAGAAGAAGTGCGGCGAGGCAGGCGCAAGCGTATGCTCTAATCCATCGTCGTATGTAAGCTGGGATGGCATCCACATGACCGAAGCTGCTTACCGCATGGTCGCAAACGGTTGGCTCAATGGCCCCTATGCTTCTCCCCCAATCCTGAAGTGA